The following coding sequences are from one Amphiprion ocellaris isolate individual 3 ecotype Okinawa chromosome 19, ASM2253959v1, whole genome shotgun sequence window:
- the strada gene encoding STE20-related kinase adapter protein alpha isoform X2: MSFLAHEDSRESLTSLPRRDTMGSFLPDSSSYELLTVIGRGLDDLMTVNLARYRPTGEHVAIRRIDLESCTNDMVTYLQGELHVSKLFHHPSILPYKSVFIAENELWVITPFMAYGSARDLICTHFTDGMSELTIAYILLGMLKALDYIHHMGYVHRSVKASHVLISADGQVCMSGLRSIFSLIRHGQRAKVVHDFPQYSVKVLPWLSPEVLQQNLQGYDSRSDIYSLGITACELANGHVPFKDMPATQMLLEKLNGTVPCLLDTTTIPPEELSLKPSRSGADSGICEGPGAGGIRHSNGEPSSSSGGHPYNRTFSPHFHSFVELCLQRDPEKRPSATTLIGHPFFKQIKRRPSEALPELLRPVSPITSFESSQQQDSPSGLASLESGLSHLEVDDWDF, encoded by the exons GCCCATGAGGACAGTCGGGAGAGTTTGACCTCCCTCCCCCGTCGAGACACTATGGGCAGCTTCCTCCCTGACAGCAGCTCATATGAGCTCCTCACTGTTATTG GTCGAGGCTTGGACGACTTGATGACTGTGAATCTAGCTCGATACAGACCTACAGGGGAGCATGTCGCCATCCGACGGATCGATTTGGAGTCGTGCACTAATGACATGGTTACCTACCTGCAG GGCGAGCTACATGTGTCAAAGTTGTTTCACCACCCCAGTATTCTACCCTACAAAAGTGTCTTTATAGCTGAAAATGAGCTGTGGGTCATCACACCCTTCATGGCTTATG GGTCAGCGAGAGATCTTATCTGCACGCATTTTACAGACGGTATGAGCGAGCTGACCATCGCGTACATTTTGCTCGGCATGCTCAAAGCTCTCGACTACATCCACCACATGGGATACGTGCACCG GAGTGTGAAGGCCAGCCACGTGTTGATCTCTGCGGACGGACAGGTCTGCATGTCGGGACTGCGCAGCATCTTCAGTCTGATCCGACACGGCCAGAGAGCCAAAGTGGTCCACGACTTCCCCCAGTACAGCGTCAAGGTGCTGCCTTGGCTCAGCCCCGAAGTACTGCAACAG aatctgCAGGGCTACGACTCTCGATCAGACATCTACAGTCTCGGCATCACAGCCTGTGAATTGGCCAATGGACATGTGCCCTTCAAAGACATGCCAGCTACACAG ATGCTGCTGGAGAAGCTAAATGGGACGGTGCCATGTTTGCTGGATACTACCACTATCCCTCCGGAGGAGCTGTCACTGAAGCCGTCCCGCTCTGGTGCCGACTCCGGGATCTGTGAGGGTCCAGGAGCTGGAGGGATCCGACACTCTAATGGGGAGCCGTCCTCCTCGTCTGGAGGACATCCATACAACCGGACGTTCTCCCCGCACTTCCACAGCTTCGTTGAACTGTGTCTGCAGCGAGACCCAGAGAAAAG aCCATCTGCCACCACTCTCATTGGTCATCCCTTCTTCAAACAG ATTAAACGGCGACCCTCTGAGGCGCTGCCTGAGCTGCTGCGGCCCGTGTCGCCCATCACCAGCTTTGAGAGCTCCCAGCAGCAGGACTCCCCCTCTGGACTGGCCAGCTTGGAGTCGGGTCTGAGCCACCTGGAGGTGGACGACTGGGACTTCTGA
- the strada gene encoding STE20-related kinase adapter protein alpha isoform X1: protein MSFLRWVSEKLSVESLRDLELFGEQAQGLSHRKAHEDSRESLTSLPRRDTMGSFLPDSSSYELLTVIGRGLDDLMTVNLARYRPTGEHVAIRRIDLESCTNDMVTYLQGELHVSKLFHHPSILPYKSVFIAENELWVITPFMAYGSARDLICTHFTDGMSELTIAYILLGMLKALDYIHHMGYVHRSVKASHVLISADGQVCMSGLRSIFSLIRHGQRAKVVHDFPQYSVKVLPWLSPEVLQQNLQGYDSRSDIYSLGITACELANGHVPFKDMPATQMLLEKLNGTVPCLLDTTTIPPEELSLKPSRSGADSGICEGPGAGGIRHSNGEPSSSSGGHPYNRTFSPHFHSFVELCLQRDPEKRPSATTLIGHPFFKQIKRRPSEALPELLRPVSPITSFESSQQQDSPSGLASLESGLSHLEVDDWDF from the exons AGCAAGCTCAGGGACTCTCTCACAGGAAA GCCCATGAGGACAGTCGGGAGAGTTTGACCTCCCTCCCCCGTCGAGACACTATGGGCAGCTTCCTCCCTGACAGCAGCTCATATGAGCTCCTCACTGTTATTG GTCGAGGCTTGGACGACTTGATGACTGTGAATCTAGCTCGATACAGACCTACAGGGGAGCATGTCGCCATCCGACGGATCGATTTGGAGTCGTGCACTAATGACATGGTTACCTACCTGCAG GGCGAGCTACATGTGTCAAAGTTGTTTCACCACCCCAGTATTCTACCCTACAAAAGTGTCTTTATAGCTGAAAATGAGCTGTGGGTCATCACACCCTTCATGGCTTATG GGTCAGCGAGAGATCTTATCTGCACGCATTTTACAGACGGTATGAGCGAGCTGACCATCGCGTACATTTTGCTCGGCATGCTCAAAGCTCTCGACTACATCCACCACATGGGATACGTGCACCG GAGTGTGAAGGCCAGCCACGTGTTGATCTCTGCGGACGGACAGGTCTGCATGTCGGGACTGCGCAGCATCTTCAGTCTGATCCGACACGGCCAGAGAGCCAAAGTGGTCCACGACTTCCCCCAGTACAGCGTCAAGGTGCTGCCTTGGCTCAGCCCCGAAGTACTGCAACAG aatctgCAGGGCTACGACTCTCGATCAGACATCTACAGTCTCGGCATCACAGCCTGTGAATTGGCCAATGGACATGTGCCCTTCAAAGACATGCCAGCTACACAG ATGCTGCTGGAGAAGCTAAATGGGACGGTGCCATGTTTGCTGGATACTACCACTATCCCTCCGGAGGAGCTGTCACTGAAGCCGTCCCGCTCTGGTGCCGACTCCGGGATCTGTGAGGGTCCAGGAGCTGGAGGGATCCGACACTCTAATGGGGAGCCGTCCTCCTCGTCTGGAGGACATCCATACAACCGGACGTTCTCCCCGCACTTCCACAGCTTCGTTGAACTGTGTCTGCAGCGAGACCCAGAGAAAAG aCCATCTGCCACCACTCTCATTGGTCATCCCTTCTTCAAACAG ATTAAACGGCGACCCTCTGAGGCGCTGCCTGAGCTGCTGCGGCCCGTGTCGCCCATCACCAGCTTTGAGAGCTCCCAGCAGCAGGACTCCCCCTCTGGACTGGCCAGCTTGGAGTCGGGTCTGAGCCACCTGGAGGTGGACGACTGGGACTTCTGA
- the strada gene encoding STE20-related kinase adapter protein alpha isoform X3, whose translation MGSFLPDSSSYELLTVIGRGLDDLMTVNLARYRPTGEHVAIRRIDLESCTNDMVTYLQGELHVSKLFHHPSILPYKSVFIAENELWVITPFMAYGSARDLICTHFTDGMSELTIAYILLGMLKALDYIHHMGYVHRSVKASHVLISADGQVCMSGLRSIFSLIRHGQRAKVVHDFPQYSVKVLPWLSPEVLQQNLQGYDSRSDIYSLGITACELANGHVPFKDMPATQMLLEKLNGTVPCLLDTTTIPPEELSLKPSRSGADSGICEGPGAGGIRHSNGEPSSSSGGHPYNRTFSPHFHSFVELCLQRDPEKRPSATTLIGHPFFKQIKRRPSEALPELLRPVSPITSFESSQQQDSPSGLASLESGLSHLEVDDWDF comes from the exons ATGGGCAGCTTCCTCCCTGACAGCAGCTCATATGAGCTCCTCACTGTTATTG GTCGAGGCTTGGACGACTTGATGACTGTGAATCTAGCTCGATACAGACCTACAGGGGAGCATGTCGCCATCCGACGGATCGATTTGGAGTCGTGCACTAATGACATGGTTACCTACCTGCAG GGCGAGCTACATGTGTCAAAGTTGTTTCACCACCCCAGTATTCTACCCTACAAAAGTGTCTTTATAGCTGAAAATGAGCTGTGGGTCATCACACCCTTCATGGCTTATG GGTCAGCGAGAGATCTTATCTGCACGCATTTTACAGACGGTATGAGCGAGCTGACCATCGCGTACATTTTGCTCGGCATGCTCAAAGCTCTCGACTACATCCACCACATGGGATACGTGCACCG GAGTGTGAAGGCCAGCCACGTGTTGATCTCTGCGGACGGACAGGTCTGCATGTCGGGACTGCGCAGCATCTTCAGTCTGATCCGACACGGCCAGAGAGCCAAAGTGGTCCACGACTTCCCCCAGTACAGCGTCAAGGTGCTGCCTTGGCTCAGCCCCGAAGTACTGCAACAG aatctgCAGGGCTACGACTCTCGATCAGACATCTACAGTCTCGGCATCACAGCCTGTGAATTGGCCAATGGACATGTGCCCTTCAAAGACATGCCAGCTACACAG ATGCTGCTGGAGAAGCTAAATGGGACGGTGCCATGTTTGCTGGATACTACCACTATCCCTCCGGAGGAGCTGTCACTGAAGCCGTCCCGCTCTGGTGCCGACTCCGGGATCTGTGAGGGTCCAGGAGCTGGAGGGATCCGACACTCTAATGGGGAGCCGTCCTCCTCGTCTGGAGGACATCCATACAACCGGACGTTCTCCCCGCACTTCCACAGCTTCGTTGAACTGTGTCTGCAGCGAGACCCAGAGAAAAG aCCATCTGCCACCACTCTCATTGGTCATCCCTTCTTCAAACAG ATTAAACGGCGACCCTCTGAGGCGCTGCCTGAGCTGCTGCGGCCCGTGTCGCCCATCACCAGCTTTGAGAGCTCCCAGCAGCAGGACTCCCCCTCTGGACTGGCCAGCTTGGAGTCGGGTCTGAGCCACCTGGAGGTGGACGACTGGGACTTCTGA